GTGACCAGGGGCGCATCGTAGATGCGCTGCGCCTCTACCTCGGCCATGACGGCCTGGGCCTGCTGGCGCTGTGCGTCGTCTTGCCAGAATATGGTGGACTCGTACTGCGGGCCGACATCGTTGCCCTGGCGGCCCGGCGTGGTGGGGTCGTGGGTGGCGAAGAACACCCGCAGCAGTTCGCTGTACGAAAGCTCGGCCGGGTCGAACTCGACGCGGGCGACTTCAACGTGGCCGGTCTGCTTGCCGCACACCTGCTCGTAGGTGGGATGGTCGACATGGCCGCCGCTGTAGCCGGGCTGGACGCTGACGACCCCGCGCAAATCGGCCAGCACGGCCTCGACGCACCAGAAGCAGCCGCCGCCCAGCACGGCAACCTGATTGGCGTTCCTGGAAGATTGTTCCGGCATCTGTGTTCCTTGTTCAGGGGCGGCCCTGTGCCGGGCCGCCGGCATGGTTATTCGGATTTGGCGGGCGGCAGCGACAGGATCCATTGCGCCAGCTGCCGCGCCTCGTCTTCGCTGACCTGGGATTGCGCCGGCATGGGCACCGCGCCCCAGGCGCCGCGGCCCCCCGAACGGATCTTGCCCGCCAGGTACTGGACCATGGCGTCGCCCTGGCCCGCGTAGCGCTCGGCCACGCTGCGCAGCGGCGGGCCGACCCGCTTGCTGTCGACCTGGTGACAGGCCATGCAGGCCTTGCGCTGCGCCAGGGCCGCGCCGTCGACCTGTTCCTGGGCGCCAGCCTGCGCCGGCAAGGCGGCCCACAGGCCGCAGGCGGCCAGCGCCGCCAGACTACGCTTCAAATGCATCGGTAACTGCCCCACGGCTGGCGGTGCCGGCCAGCTTGCCGAATTTGGCGAGCACGCCGCGCGTGTACCGCGGCTGAGGCTGAACCCAGGCTTTGCGGCGCGCCGCCATTTCATCGTCAGAAATATTGAGCTGCAACAATAATTGGTGAGCGTCGATGGTAACCGAATCGCCTTCGCGGATCAGGGCAATGGGGCCGCCCACGTAGGCCTCGGGCGCGACATGGCCCACCACCATGCCCCAGGTGCCACCCGAGAAGCGGCCGTCGGTAATGAGGCCGACGCTTTCGCCCAGCCCCTGCCCCACCAGCGCCGAAGTGGGCGCCAGCATTTCGCGCATGCCGGGCCCGCCTTTGGGACCTTCGTAGCGGATGACCACGACGTCGCCGGCCTGGATGCGCTGTTCCATGATGGCGGCCATGGCGTCGTCTTCGGAATCGAACACGCGCGCCGGACCGGTGATGACGGGATTCTTCAGGCCGGTGATCTTGGCCACGCACCCTTCGGGCGACAGGTTGCCCTTGAGGATGGCCAGGTGGCCTTGCGGGTACAGGGCGCGGTCAATGGGCAGGATGATGTCCTGTCCGGCCGGTGGCGCGGCGGGCACGCCGGCCAGTGTCTCGGCGATGGTCTTGCCGGTGATGGTCATGCAGTGGCCATGCAGCAGGCCGGCATCGAGCAACAGCTTCATGACTTGCGGAATGCCGCCGGCCCGGTGCAGGTCGGTGGCCACGTAGCGGCCGGACGGCTTCAGGTCGCAGATGACCGGCACGCGGCGGCGGATGCGTTCGAAGTCGTCGATGGTCCATTCGACTTCGGCGGCATGGGCAATGGCCAGGAAATGCAGCACCGCGTTGGTGGAGCCGCCCGTGGCCATGATGACCGACACGGCGTTCTCGATGGATTCGCGCGTGATGATGTCGCGCGGGCGCACGCCGCGCCGCACCGCATCGACCAGCACGCGCGCGGATTCGGCGGCCGAGGCGACTTTTTCGTCGTCTTCATTGGCCATGGTGCTGGAATACGGCAGGCTCATGCCCATGGCCTCGAAGGCGGAGCTCATGGTGTTGGCGGTATACATGCCGCCGCATGAGCCCGAGCCGGGAATGGCGCATTTCTCGATCTGCCGGAAGTCTTCCTGGGGCATGCGGCCCATGGTGAACTCGCCGACGGCCTCGAACACCGACACGATAGTGAGATCCCGCCCCTGGTAGCGGCCCGGCTTGATGGTGCCGCCATAGACGTAGATGCCCGGCACGTTCATGCGGGCCAGGGCGATCATGCCGCCGGGCATGTTCTTGTCGCAGCCGCCGATGACCACCACACCGTCCATCCACTGGCCCTGCACGGCGGTCTCGATACAGTCGGCGATGACTTCGCGCGACACCAGCGAGTATTTCATGCCCTCGGTGCCCATGGACATGCCGTCGGAAATGGTGGGCGTGCCGAACACCTGCGGATTGGCGCGGGCCGCGCGCACGGCGTCGATGGCCGCGTCGGCCAGGCGCTGCAGGCCGCTGTTGCAAGGCGTAATGGTGGAATGGCCGTTGGCCACGCCGATCATGGGGTTGTCGAAATCGGCTTCCTGGTAGCCCAGCGCATAATACATGGCCCGGTTGGGCGCGCGGGCGACCCCGTGCGTGATGTGGCGTGAACGTTCGTTGTTCGGCATGGTCTGTCTCCGGAGTGTTGCGCGGCCTGCGCGGCGGCCGGCCGCCCGTCGCTGTGTGGCGACACGTTCGCCGGTTATTATCGACCCAATCTTTTTCTGCGTGGCGGAATATGCTGCACTATCCCGAATTCGATCCCATCGCCCTGCGCATCGGGCCCCTGGCCATCCACTGGTACGGGCTGATGTACCTGGTGGGTTTTGCGCTGGTCTATGCGCTGGGCCGCATGCGCCTGGCGCGCGGCCATACGCCGGCGCTGCAGCCGCGCGACCTGGAAGACCTGATTTTCTACAGCGTGCTGGGCGTGGTGCTGGGCGGACGGCTGGGCTATGTGCTGTTCTACAAGCCGGGCTATTACCTGGCGCACCCCCTGGAAATCCTGTACCTGTGGGAAGGCGGCATGTCGTTCCATGGCGGCCTGATCGGGGTGATCCTGGTGATGCTGCTGTTCGCGCGCAAGAAGGGGCTGTCTTTCTTCACCGTCAGCGACTTCATCGCGCCCTTGATTCCGCTGGGCCTGGGCGCGGGCCGGCTGGGCAATTTCATCAATGGCGAATTGTGGGGCCGCCCCACCGACGTGCCGTGGGCGATGGTGTTCCCGCAGTCGGGCGATGGGGTGCCGCGCCACCCGTCGCAGCTGTACGAGCTGGGGCTGGAAGGCATTGTGCTGTTTGCCCTGCTGTGGTGGTTTTCGGCCCGGCCGCGCCCCACGGGGCAAGTAAGCGCGCTGTTCCTGATCGGCTACGGCACGTTCCGCTTTCTGGTGGAGTTCACCCGCGAGCCGGACAACTTCCTGGGCCTGCTGGCCGGCGGCATGAGCATGGGACAGTGGCTGTCCCTGCCCATGGTGGCGCTGGGAATCGGCCTGTACGTGTTCAGTGCAAGGCGACCGTCCCGTTGACGGAAATACTGACGGTGACCTTGCCGGCTTCGAGGGGCACGTCGGCCGCTTCGGCCCTGCTGCTCTTGGCCATCATCTGCATGCCCATGGGGCGCGGCACCGGCGTGGGCGAACCGCCGCCGCTGAGTTCCAGGTTGCGCACGCGGTAGCCGCTGAAGCCGAACGCGGTGGCCGCGGCCAGGGCGCGGTCGCGGAAGGCCTGGGCGGCCTGGCTGAGCAGCTTGCGCTCTTCAGCTTCGCGGGCTTCGCGCGACAGCAGGAAGCTGATCTGGGCAATGGCGGTCTTGTCGGCCAGCCTGGACGCCAGC
This genomic window from Bordetella petrii contains:
- the msrA gene encoding peptide-methionine (S)-S-oxide reductase MsrA, which gives rise to MPEQSSRNANQVAVLGGGCFWCVEAVLADLRGVVSVQPGYSGGHVDHPTYEQVCGKQTGHVEVARVEFDPAELSYSELLRVFFATHDPTTPGRQGNDVGPQYESTIFWQDDAQRQQAQAVMAEVEAQRIYDAPLVTQLREPATFWPAEDYHRNYFAQHPEQGYCQFVIAPKVAKFRKQFRDRLAR
- a CDS encoding c-type cytochrome; protein product: MHLKRSLAALAACGLWAALPAQAGAQEQVDGAALAQRKACMACHQVDSKRVGPPLRSVAERYAGQGDAMVQYLAGKIRSGGRGAWGAVPMPAQSQVSEDEARQLAQWILSLPPAKSE
- the ilvD gene encoding dihydroxy-acid dehydratase, giving the protein MPNNERSRHITHGVARAPNRAMYYALGYQEADFDNPMIGVANGHSTITPCNSGLQRLADAAIDAVRAARANPQVFGTPTISDGMSMGTEGMKYSLVSREVIADCIETAVQGQWMDGVVVIGGCDKNMPGGMIALARMNVPGIYVYGGTIKPGRYQGRDLTIVSVFEAVGEFTMGRMPQEDFRQIEKCAIPGSGSCGGMYTANTMSSAFEAMGMSLPYSSTMANEDDEKVASAAESARVLVDAVRRGVRPRDIITRESIENAVSVIMATGGSTNAVLHFLAIAHAAEVEWTIDDFERIRRRVPVICDLKPSGRYVATDLHRAGGIPQVMKLLLDAGLLHGHCMTITGKTIAETLAGVPAAPPAGQDIILPIDRALYPQGHLAILKGNLSPEGCVAKITGLKNPVITGPARVFDSEDDAMAAIMEQRIQAGDVVVIRYEGPKGGPGMREMLAPTSALVGQGLGESVGLITDGRFSGGTWGMVVGHVAPEAYVGGPIALIREGDSVTIDAHQLLLQLNISDDEMAARRKAWVQPQPRYTRGVLAKFGKLAGTASRGAVTDAFEA
- the lgt gene encoding prolipoprotein diacylglyceryl transferase, with amino-acid sequence MLHYPEFDPIALRIGPLAIHWYGLMYLVGFALVYALGRMRLARGHTPALQPRDLEDLIFYSVLGVVLGGRLGYVLFYKPGYYLAHPLEILYLWEGGMSFHGGLIGVILVMLLFARKKGLSFFTVSDFIAPLIPLGLGAGRLGNFINGELWGRPTDVPWAMVFPQSGDGVPRHPSQLYELGLEGIVLFALLWWFSARPRPTGQVSALFLIGYGTFRFLVEFTREPDNFLGLLAGGMSMGQWLSLPMVALGIGLYVFSARRPSR